The window AGTGTAAACACGCGCAGGAGTTAAACTTTTAAGCTTTTGATTTAACCGATACCTGCATATTGGTGTAATAATGCTTTTGAAAGCTGGCATCATTTTGTAATTTTACAATATAAGCTAATATAATGACTACGCTAACTGTAAATATTGAGGATAAAAAAACCGAGAAAGCCATCAAAGCTGTATTGGACGCTTTTGGCCTGGATTATAATGTTGCGAAAGACAACACTAAACGCCCGTTATCAAAGTCGGAACAGGTGATGTATAACCGGCTAAAACGATCTGTAAAAGAAATAAATCTTTATAAAGAAGGTAAAATCGAACTTCAGGATGCAAGAGAATTTTTAAATGAGCTATAGAGTTGTTATTGCTTCTGCATTTGGTAAAGAAGCTAAGAGAATTTCTAAAAAACATCCTGGCATAAAATCAGATATCAATAAACTCATTGCTGATTTAGAAATAAATCCCACTATCGGGACAAACCTGGGACAGAACTTTTACAAGATCAGGATGGCTATTACCGGAACCGGCAAAGGAAAGTCAGGTGGAGTCAGGGTGATAACATACGCAATAGTAGATGGTGAAACCGTTATTTTGGCAGAGATTTATCTTAAAAGCGAATATGATACATCTGATATCAACGTGCTTTTAAAAAATTTAAAGGACGATGGCTTGATATAAACTCTTGTTATGCGTCTTATCTTTATTCCTTATCCACGGCATTAGTCTTTGTTAACGCCAATCACAGTTAATATTTAACATTTTTTAACATCTTGCCGGGCAATAAGTTGATGCCTTTTAATAAATTTACAGTACAAAATATTTGTAACGGACTTAATACAATTTAACAGTACCATATTTTTTTATCAATTCAATTTTTAAAATTTATTTTGGTACCCATTAAACCTTTGGTAATATAATTTAGTCTAATATTATTGCTGCCAAATAATAAATTGTTTTATCGCTAATTAACCCGACGAATATTTAAAAAATGACTGGTTGGAAAAATTTTATTTGTTTTTTATCCGGGAATTTGTTTTATTTGACGTAACAATTTTTTTACCCTAACAAGAACGCTATAGGAAATACTTTACTTTTCAAGAGTTTAACTAAAAATTAAGTTTAAAGTAGTACTTTCTATGGATTTTCAATTGAAGAGTGATCAGGATCTAATCCATCTATACATTGCCGGTGATGAAGCGGGGCTTGTAGAATTGATCAGGCGTTACCAATCAAAAATATACACCTCTGTTTACTTGCTTGTAAAAGATGAATACCTTGCCGAGGATATTTTTCAGGATACTTTTATAAAAGTAATAAATACCCTTAAAGCCGGGAAGTACAACGAAGAAGGTAAGTTTTTGCCCTGGGTTACCCGTATTGCACATAATTTGGTTATCGACCATTTTCGCCGTGAAAAACGTGCGCCAATGGTAAGCAATGGCGACGACTTTGATATTTTTGAGGTGTTGGGCAACTATGATGAAAGCACTGAAGACAAGATGGTTAGAGAGCAAACTTATAAAGACCTTAAAGGCCTGATACAGCTTTTGCCATCTGAACAAAAAGAGGTGCTGATTATGCGTCACTTTGGCGATATGAGCTTTAAAGAGATTGCCGATATTACCGACGTAAGCATCAATACCGCTCTTGGCCGTATGCGCTATGCACTTAATAACCTGCGCAAAATGATGCAGGGCAGGGAACTTAGCCTTAAAAATTAGTCATAAGCATTAAGTAATAAGTTATTTTAATATTGAATCCGGTTGTTGATTAATTATCAATTAACCGGATTTTTTGTGTAGGTAACTTTATTAATCACATTTCCAGTTAATTAAATAATCAGGAAAAATTAATTAATAAAAAATATTTCATTTAATTTTCATCTAACAAAATATTATCTTTAAGCCACCGTTATAAATCGTATAAAAATTACAGTAATAAAGCTTATGGATGAAACCTTTACAAGAACGTTGAATGCTAATGCTAACCAAGCTGAAATGAACGATAATGTACATTTAAACCTGGACGCCGACGAGTTGATTTTTTACAATTCAATTCGCGCCGATTTGGACCTTTTGGCTAAGAAGCCCAAAGTGCAAACCATACACCAGATATTGGACTATTCGAAGAGCCTGCGTTAAGCATTGCACCCCCTCACTGGTTCATAGATCATAAATTGTTGATTACGGTACCCGATGTGAATCGATCCTGCCAAAAATCCGATAAATGATTTATGAACCTTTCTATTTTTATTAGTTCATTGGTTCATTGTCGCTGCGCTTGTTCATTAGTTCATTGGTGAATAGTTCAATAAATTTTATAGTTGATATTTTTAGTGGTTTTGCCAATTGCAATTTATTGAGCATAATTGCAGTATATTGATTAGCAATCATACTAATAAAGCGTGTAGCTACCAATGAACTAATGAACCAGTGAACAAATGAACTATGCTGAAAGCCGATCGCTACAAACACTTTGTTGAATACTTTTCTAAAAATCAGCCCAATCCTGTTACCGAACTGCATTATGATAACCCGTTCCAGTTATTGGTGGCGGTAATCCTGTCGGCGCAATGCACCGATAAACGCATTAACCAGGTAACGCCGGCGCTGTTTGAACGTTTCCCTACGCCTGAAGCATTGGCGGCATCAACCCCCGACGAGGTTTTTACTTATATCCGCAGTGTAAGCTATCCTAATAATAAGGCAAAGCACTTGGTGGGCATGGCCAAAATACTGGTAGATGTATTTAACAGCGAGGTGCCATCGGGCATTGATAACCTGCAAAAAATGCCGGGCGTTGGCCGTAAAACCGCTAATGTTATTGCATCTGTAGTGTTTGAAGAACCGGCAATGGCGGTAGATACACACGTTTTTAGAGTAGCCAACCGCATAGGTTTAACCAATAACGCCACTACACCCTTGGCTGTAGAAAAGCAATTGATACAACACATTCCTAAAGAGCATATAGCCGTGGCCCACCACTGGCTGATATTGCATGGCCGGTACATTTGCGTAGCCCGCAGTCCCAAATGCGATATTTGCCCGCTCACCTGGTTCTGCAGGTATTATGAGCGAAACAATACAGAAACCGCTTTATTGAAAGCCGAGGCCGCAAAAATTAAAAAAGCCAAAGAAGCTAAGAAAAAGACTGCACTTAATAAGATCAGTAAGGAATTAAAGAAAAGGAGTGTGGAGAAAAGTTGATTAGGTGAGTGGTTGATTGAGTTGATTAGGTGAGTGGTTGGCTAAGTTAATTAAGTGGGTAGTTAGTTTGTATATTTGATGCTTTTCCGGCAGCTAAAACTTAATCAACCTAATCCAACTTAATCAACCACTCACCAAACAAAAAAATATTTACTAAAAAAATTAGTATTTTTAAATAATACATTTATATTTGCTAAAGATAATTTGAAGATGGCTAACACAGATAAAAATAACTCAGACAAATTAAAGGCATTACAGCTTACGCTGGATAAGCTTGAAAAATCATACGGAAAAGGCACCATCATGAAGCTGGGCGATTCTGTTATTGAGGCTACGGAGGTAATATCAACCGGCTCATTGGGGCTCGACATCGCCCTGGGCGTTGGCGGTTTGCCTAAAGGCAGGGTTATTGAAATATACGGGCCGGAATCATCCGGTAAAACTACTTTGGCTATTCATGCCATTGCCGAATCGCAAAAGAAAGGCGGCATTGCTGCATTTATTGATGCGGAACACGCATTTGACCGTTTCTACGCCAAGAAATTAGGGGTAGATGTGGAGAACCTGTTGATCTCTCAACCAGATAACGGTGAGCAGGCATTGGAAATAGCCGATAACCTGATCCGTTCGGGGGCTATTGATATCCTGGTTATTGACTCTGTTGCCGCGTTGGTGCCAAAGGCCGAGATTGAAGGCGAAATGGGCGACTCAAAAATGGGTTTGCATGCACGTTTAATGTCGCAGGCCTTGCGTAAATTAACCGGTACTATCAGCAAAACGGGATGTTGCTGTATTTTTATCAACCAGCTGCGCGATAAAATCGGCGTGATGTTTGGTAACCCCGAAACAACCACCGGTGGTAACGCTTTGAAGTTTTATGCTTCGGTACGTTTGGATGTACGCCGTATATCACAAATTAAGGATACCGACGAAGTTTCCGGTAACCGCGTAAAGGTGAAGATTGTTAAAAATAAAGTTGCGCCTCCATTCCGTATTGCCGAGTTTGATATTATGTTTGGCGAAGGCATCTCTAAAGCCGGCGAAATTATCGATCTGGGTGTTGAATATAACATCATTAAAAAAGCAGGTTCGTGGTTTAGCTACGGCGATACCCGCTTAGGCCAGGGCCGCGATGCGGTTAAACAATTAATATTGGATAATCCCGAGCTGATGGAAGAACTGGAAACTAAAATTAAAGAAACCGTTACCGGCGATCATTTAGCAGAAGTTTAAATT is drawn from Mucilaginibacter ginsenosidivorax and contains these coding sequences:
- a CDS encoding RNA polymerase sigma factor; amino-acid sequence: MDFQLKSDQDLIHLYIAGDEAGLVELIRRYQSKIYTSVYLLVKDEYLAEDIFQDTFIKVINTLKAGKYNEEGKFLPWVTRIAHNLVIDHFRREKRAPMVSNGDDFDIFEVLGNYDESTEDKMVREQTYKDLKGLIQLLPSEQKEVLIMRHFGDMSFKEIADITDVSINTALGRMRYALNNLRKMMQGRELSLKN
- the nth gene encoding endonuclease III, producing the protein MLKADRYKHFVEYFSKNQPNPVTELHYDNPFQLLVAVILSAQCTDKRINQVTPALFERFPTPEALAASTPDEVFTYIRSVSYPNNKAKHLVGMAKILVDVFNSEVPSGIDNLQKMPGVGRKTANVIASVVFEEPAMAVDTHVFRVANRIGLTNNATTPLAVEKQLIQHIPKEHIAVAHHWLILHGRYICVARSPKCDICPLTWFCRYYERNNTETALLKAEAAKIKKAKEAKKKTALNKISKELKKRSVEKS
- the recA gene encoding recombinase RecA — encoded protein: MANTDKNNSDKLKALQLTLDKLEKSYGKGTIMKLGDSVIEATEVISTGSLGLDIALGVGGLPKGRVIEIYGPESSGKTTLAIHAIAESQKKGGIAAFIDAEHAFDRFYAKKLGVDVENLLISQPDNGEQALEIADNLIRSGAIDILVIDSVAALVPKAEIEGEMGDSKMGLHARLMSQALRKLTGTISKTGCCCIFINQLRDKIGVMFGNPETTTGGNALKFYASVRLDVRRISQIKDTDEVSGNRVKVKIVKNKVAPPFRIAEFDIMFGEGISKAGEIIDLGVEYNIIKKAGSWFSYGDTRLGQGRDAVKQLILDNPELMEELETKIKETVTGDHLAEV